The following are encoded in a window of Candidatus Cloacimonadaceae bacterium genomic DNA:
- a CDS encoding type II secretion system F family protein, with translation MILEYRFKGFSPQGKLVQGTFTVGSRKEAKQHVAGLSAKYQIRIDSLEKKRDFLYRVIVPGKKPFKGRQSAYSEEEVAAALTKMGYHQFKVNPVLFDLPLRPGSADVMMFIKLSATMLRDKMNFGKILEMLAEEQTNRAMKEALTQIESQLKSGAEGKEVFMRFTHIFGKFPAFMLGLATRSGNMAEIFDATSKFIERDMEIKKNIKKTLISPMFAVFATIGALLYYVIKIFPATAEIFLKYDMPLPPMTKFTLEMSDWLSKLWWLILILFLTPVVIIWRWWSTPEGRIWRDKHIVKLPIVGHLIHKSSIEIFYRVFATIYAGAGDNIETIKTASEACRNAWMEDRIKRVTIPLMLKEGEAFVPAMEAAGIFTRTSLTRLRTGQETGNILQAAQQIATYYEAETTYKMNTLIEYVQTIVGLFIAIAITALTVVSSEIATIAPPTM, from the coding sequence ATGATATTGGAATACCGTTTCAAGGGATTCAGCCCGCAGGGAAAACTGGTGCAAGGTACCTTCACAGTTGGTTCCCGGAAAGAGGCAAAGCAGCATGTAGCCGGTCTTTCCGCCAAATACCAGATACGCATCGACAGTTTGGAAAAGAAACGGGATTTTCTTTACAGAGTTATCGTTCCCGGCAAAAAACCGTTCAAGGGCAGGCAATCCGCGTATTCCGAAGAAGAGGTGGCTGCGGCTCTTACGAAAATGGGCTATCATCAGTTCAAGGTCAATCCGGTGCTTTTCGATCTACCCTTGCGTCCCGGCTCCGCGGACGTGATGATGTTTATCAAGCTTAGTGCCACGATGCTGCGGGACAAGATGAATTTTGGCAAGATACTGGAGATGTTAGCGGAGGAGCAAACCAACCGCGCGATGAAAGAGGCGCTCACGCAGATCGAATCCCAGCTCAAATCCGGAGCCGAGGGGAAAGAAGTGTTCATGCGTTTCACCCATATTTTTGGTAAATTTCCCGCTTTTATGTTGGGACTGGCAACCCGCAGCGGAAACATGGCGGAGATTTTTGACGCTACAAGTAAATTCATTGAGCGGGACATGGAGATCAAAAAGAACATCAAGAAGACCCTGATCTCTCCGATGTTTGCAGTGTTTGCCACGATCGGAGCCCTGCTCTATTATGTGATCAAAATCTTCCCTGCCACGGCGGAGATATTTTTGAAATACGACATGCCGCTGCCGCCGATGACCAAATTTACCCTTGAAATGAGTGATTGGCTGAGCAAGCTGTGGTGGCTGATTCTGATCTTGTTCCTGACCCCTGTCGTCATCATCTGGCGTTGGTGGAGCACCCCCGAGGGAAGGATCTGGCGAGACAAACACATCGTCAAGCTGCCCATTGTTGGTCATTTGATCCACAAATCCAGCATCGAGATCTTTTACCGGGTTTTTGCCACGATCTATGCGGGTGCAGGGGATAACATCGAAACGATCAAGACTGCCTCTGAAGCCTGCCGCAATGCCTGGATGGAAGACCGGATCAAACGCGTCACGATTCCGTTGATGCTCAAAGAGGGCGAAGCTTTTGTGCCCGCCATGGAAGCCGCGGGAATCTTCACCCGGACATCTCTGACCCGACTGCGCACCGGGCAGGAAACAGGAAACATCCTGCAAGCCGCGCAACAGATTGCCACTTATTATGAAGCCGAGACCACCTATAAAATGAACACCCTGATCGAGTATGTCCAGACCATTGTGGGGCTCTTTATCGCCATCGCGATCACTGCCCTGACGGTCGTCTCGTCTGAAATTGCCACAATCGCGCCGCCGACAATGTAA
- a CDS encoding GspE/PulE family protein, translated as MAVLNKFGKYLVENGYFDNDLVCRATLKMNDYGESSASSLARILEQDFLVPHDKVYEALSKLYAFPEKSIDVDALTDAQIIGCKEILKKIPDDFKKKLFYNKIFPLGIQDGNQEALTLLASDPTHKLLQEIATNTPYKKYEIYWSQQKTIEDLINRIAPQQNEFLKLLEEAGQVLEDMDKGEDNLNEQALDDEINKSLLVNLFEGVLIEAVRRDASDVHIIPCGKTSVDIFIRVDGKLQLWHRQEGTAPEALSAVVKDRSIGVDRFERDTAQDGFAQRLVDEHLIRFRISILPIVSQEFERRFESIVIRVIDDRKVITDFRKLGFQEQAQREFLKSINTSKGIVIVTGPTGSGKSTTLMAALHQVINPTINVLTCEDPVEYVIRGARQLKIGHKLNFDQAIRAILRHDPDVVMVGEIRDKITADIAVKLANTGHLTFSTLHTNDAPSAITRLYKMGVETFLLAYSINIIIAQRLVRKLCIHCRRPLSKEHWEAAITMGFTQAELDQGIVNEAVGCPKCHHGFKGRVNISEALYFYPEVRNEIMRSIQDIDEERIREVAEKKGMLSMRQSGLDRIREGLTDMTEVLYATSED; from the coding sequence ATGGCAGTATTAAACAAGTTCGGAAAATACCTGGTTGAGAACGGATATTTCGATAATGACCTGGTGTGCAGAGCCACGCTCAAGATGAACGACTATGGAGAAAGCTCCGCTTCTTCGCTGGCGCGGATACTGGAGCAGGACTTTTTAGTTCCCCACGACAAGGTCTATGAGGCATTATCAAAGCTTTATGCATTTCCGGAAAAATCAATCGACGTCGACGCGCTCACGGACGCGCAGATAATCGGCTGCAAAGAGATCCTCAAGAAAATCCCCGACGACTTTAAGAAAAAGCTTTTTTACAACAAGATTTTCCCCCTCGGCATACAAGACGGCAATCAGGAAGCTCTGACGCTGCTGGCATCGGACCCCACCCACAAACTCCTCCAGGAAATAGCCACCAACACCCCATACAAAAAATATGAGATCTATTGGAGTCAGCAGAAGACGATCGAAGATCTGATCAACCGGATCGCCCCCCAGCAAAATGAGTTTCTCAAGCTCCTCGAAGAAGCGGGACAAGTGCTGGAGGACATGGACAAAGGGGAGGACAACCTGAACGAACAGGCTCTGGATGATGAGATCAACAAGAGCCTGCTGGTAAATCTCTTTGAGGGCGTTCTGATTGAGGCAGTGCGCCGCGATGCCAGTGACGTGCACATCATCCCCTGTGGCAAAACCTCTGTGGACATCTTCATCCGGGTGGATGGCAAATTGCAGCTCTGGCACCGGCAGGAAGGCACCGCTCCGGAAGCCCTGTCCGCGGTGGTCAAAGATCGCTCCATCGGAGTGGACCGCTTTGAACGGGATACCGCGCAGGACGGATTTGCCCAAAGACTGGTGGACGAGCATCTGATCCGGTTCCGCATCTCGATCCTGCCGATAGTTTCTCAGGAATTTGAACGCCGCTTTGAAAGCATTGTCATCCGTGTGATCGACGACCGCAAGGTGATCACGGATTTCCGTAAGCTTGGTTTTCAGGAGCAGGCACAGCGTGAGTTTCTCAAATCGATCAACACTTCCAAAGGTATCGTGATCGTGACCGGTCCCACCGGCAGCGGAAAGAGCACGACACTGATGGCGGCTCTGCATCAGGTGATCAATCCCACGATCAACGTCCTCACCTGCGAAGACCCGGTGGAATATGTGATCCGCGGAGCACGGCAGCTCAAGATCGGACACAAATTGAACTTTGATCAGGCGATCCGCGCCATCCTCAGACACGATCCGGACGTGGTGATGGTGGGTGAGATCAGGGATAAAATCACTGCTGATATCGCGGTAAAGCTTGCCAATACAGGTCACTTAACATTTTCAACTTTGCATACCAACGACGCGCCGTCCGCCATCACCCGTCTGTATAAGATGGGGGTGGAGACCTTCCTGCTGGCATATTCGATCAATATCATCATCGCCCAGCGCCTGGTGCGCAAGCTCTGCATACACTGCCGCCGTCCGCTTTCCAAAGAGCATTGGGAGGCGGCAATCACGATGGGGTTCACTCAGGCGGAGCTGGATCAGGGTATCGTCAATGAGGCGGTTGGCTGTCCCAAATGCCATCATGGCTTCAAAGGCAGGGTCAATATCTCCGAGGCGCTCTATTTTTATCCGGAAGTGCGCAATGAGATCATGCGCTCGATCCAGGACATCGATGAAGAACGCATCCGCGAAGTGGCGGAGAAAAAGGGGATGCTTTCCATGCGTCAATCCGGACTGGACCGCATTCGTGAAGGACTCACGGACATGACAGAAGTGCTCTATGCCACATCGGAGGATTAG
- a CDS encoding LamG-like jellyroll fold domain-containing protein — MGRSMLIVVLLTSTLYAGIMMSMQRSLFSLPDIVSRNMLQKQAESVSDYALRTAVRNSVSLGMQASPASVTQWTVRYTNFNVQNCKIDSIKYSFVETANRYRAQSYVRGSLMGRTIQYPAELAFNFPLIHIVGNPNCFYMEMNQPQFNPSEHFNQVDDSSPNENDGLFYGDVTTRPMGQGVDGWKCASFGSAGGWITHPGNASMQVNSNFSVVSFAKIRAGHPAATIIWLASDPFDKNTPYTDVNGVYHPGQNLRFKPTLGIWFESGNMHFTAVNTAFNAVTVSIPFTPQGQWPHNSDAWVFFGLTYSNGILKAYIDGVLLGTNSAGSPHPAITNTYGYSIGRRDVRNWDGTTIAHQYMYGLLDQIGLYNRTLSDAEMAGFRNQVLAPANIQYIRD; from the coding sequence ATGGGTAGAAGCATGCTGATCGTAGTATTACTGACAAGCACACTCTATGCGGGGATCATGATGTCCATGCAGCGCAGCCTGTTTTCGCTGCCGGATATCGTGAGCCGCAACATGTTGCAAAAACAGGCGGAAAGCGTGAGCGACTATGCTCTGCGCACCGCCGTGAGAAACTCTGTCTCTCTCGGCATGCAAGCCAGCCCGGCTTCCGTGACACAATGGACGGTGCGCTATACCAATTTCAATGTCCAAAACTGCAAGATCGACAGTATCAAATACTCATTTGTGGAAACCGCAAACCGTTATCGTGCCCAATCCTATGTGCGTGGCAGCCTGATGGGAAGGACAATCCAATACCCTGCCGAACTGGCATTTAACTTTCCCCTGATTCATATAGTGGGTAATCCAAATTGCTTTTATATGGAAATGAATCAACCGCAGTTCAATCCTTCCGAGCACTTCAACCAAGTGGACGATAGCTCTCCGAATGAGAACGATGGCTTGTTTTACGGTGACGTCACTACTCGCCCAATGGGACAGGGAGTGGACGGCTGGAAATGTGCCAGTTTCGGCTCCGCGGGAGGATGGATCACCCATCCCGGCAACGCGAGCATGCAAGTGAATTCAAACTTTTCGGTCGTATCTTTTGCCAAGATCAGAGCCGGTCACCCGGCGGCGACCATCATCTGGTTGGCTTCCGATCCCTTTGATAAGAATACCCCCTATACCGATGTCAACGGGGTCTATCATCCCGGGCAAAATCTGCGTTTCAAGCCCACCTTGGGAATCTGGTTTGAAAGCGGAAACATGCATTTTACCGCAGTCAACACAGCGTTCAATGCGGTTACTGTCTCCATCCCCTTCACACCGCAAGGTCAGTGGCCGCATAATAGTGATGCTTGGGTATTTTTTGGCTTGACCTATAGCAATGGTATCCTCAAGGCATATATCGACGGTGTGCTGCTGGGAACAAACTCGGCTGGGTCACCTCATCCGGCGATCACCAATACCTACGGCTACAGCATCGGACGCCGGGACGTGCGCAACTGGGATGGAACCACCATTGCACATCAGTATATGTATGGTTTATTGGATCAGATCGGGCTATACAACAGGACTTTGAGCGATGCCGAGATGGCGGGGTTCCGCAATCAGGTGCTCGCGCCGGCAAATATACAATATATCAGGGATTAG
- a CDS encoding response regulator, which produces MNKRILVVDDEQNIRDIISEFLSETGYQVKVAVDGLDALEKIQYEQYDLYIIDVFMPRMDGLQLVEKLKEIQPLAVVVIVTGFSSIDVAIKAIRKGAYHYLTKPIQADELIKVVESGLKYSAELKEEAAADHLDAADKITDQQLLRGFSTEQQKDFRMIGTVNHYGPGDHIPLDEENGSMIWIESGRINVYHNKAIVDTIQEGEIWGEETFINPAAAFTRLIAQSEVQVRQFKRKRIIEFFTYNDEMVTKRYMINLIQSIYLKWRKSIYKIGLYSGFTADKQDN; this is translated from the coding sequence ATGAATAAAAGAATATTGGTCGTGGACGACGAGCAGAACATCAGGGACATTATCAGCGAGTTTCTCAGTGAAACCGGCTATCAAGTCAAGGTGGCGGTGGATGGCTTGGACGCGCTCGAGAAGATCCAATATGAACAGTATGATCTCTATATCATCGATGTGTTCATGCCACGGATGGACGGCTTGCAATTGGTGGAAAAGCTCAAGGAGATTCAACCTCTGGCGGTGGTCGTCATTGTGACCGGTTTTTCCAGCATCGACGTCGCCATCAAAGCTATCCGCAAAGGAGCATACCATTATCTGACCAAACCGATCCAGGCGGACGAACTGATCAAGGTGGTGGAATCCGGCTTAAAATACTCTGCGGAACTCAAAGAAGAAGCCGCAGCCGATCATCTCGATGCAGCCGATAAAATAACCGACCAACAACTACTGCGGGGATTCAGCACGGAGCAGCAGAAGGATTTTCGTATGATCGGCACAGTGAACCACTATGGTCCCGGAGACCACATCCCGTTGGATGAGGAAAACGGCTCCATGATCTGGATTGAAAGCGGCAGGATAAACGTCTATCACAACAAAGCCATCGTCGATACAATCCAGGAAGGAGAGATCTGGGGAGAGGAAACCTTCATCAATCCAGCAGCGGCTTTTACTCGGCTGATCGCCCAATCCGAAGTGCAGGTTCGCCAGTTTAAACGCAAACGCATCATCGAGTTCTTTACCTACAACGACGAGATGGTCACCAAACGCTATATGATCAACTTGATCCAGAGCATCTATTTGAAATGGCGCAAATCGATCTATAAGATCGGTCTATACAGCGGCTTCACAGCGGATAAACAGGATAACTGA
- a CDS encoding ATPase, T2SS/T4P/T4SS family: MALSFCEEMRAHLSESINGVELTQGINAWLYDKPDQQIEARHLLHTWLTNMQAQNASDLDFGAPGSKAQVWVRVYGVKKPVGEYGQISSLESAAMILSWLSKNQKQILFRDMSVDFSLSTQIGDLEARFRGTAYYDRGYLCANFRRINEKLLTMESLGIPKPISDRMNLKTEKSGLILITGITGSGKSTTLDAIIDMNNRQNNAHIVIIAHPIEYVHESKLCLVRHREVGVDVRSFEHGAVEALRQDPDIIMVGEMRDPQTISTVLEITDSGHKAFTTLHTSSAIDSIHRIIAEFPAEEQERIRNRLADVLSVTMSQKLVPTVDNKLVMAKEILSVDSSVQAAIRNKNIGEIYQMMIEGKRYGMCTLEQDLQELFKRGIITNKTAMNYANNKKRMLQLLSI; this comes from the coding sequence ATGGCATTGAGTTTCTGTGAAGAGATGCGGGCGCATCTTTCTGAATCGATCAACGGGGTTGAACTGACCCAGGGGATCAACGCCTGGCTCTATGATAAACCGGATCAGCAAATCGAAGCAAGACACTTACTACATACCTGGTTAACCAACATGCAGGCTCAGAATGCCTCAGACTTGGATTTTGGCGCTCCCGGCAGCAAAGCACAGGTGTGGGTTCGCGTCTATGGCGTGAAAAAACCGGTCGGGGAATATGGGCAGATTTCCAGCTTGGAATCAGCCGCCATGATTCTCTCCTGGTTGAGTAAAAATCAGAAACAGATCCTCTTTCGGGATATGAGCGTGGATTTTTCTCTCTCTACTCAGATCGGCGATCTGGAAGCCAGGTTCCGCGGCACGGCATACTATGACCGCGGCTACCTGTGCGCAAACTTCAGACGCATCAACGAAAAGCTTTTGACCATGGAGAGCCTTGGAATTCCCAAGCCGATCTCAGATCGCATGAACCTGAAAACGGAAAAATCCGGACTGATCCTGATCACCGGTATTACCGGCAGTGGCAAAAGCACCACGCTTGATGCCATTATCGACATGAATAATAGGCAAAACAACGCTCATATCGTCATCATCGCCCATCCTATCGAATATGTCCACGAATCCAAGCTCTGTCTCGTGCGGCACCGCGAAGTCGGGGTGGACGTCCGTTCCTTCGAACATGGCGCAGTAGAAGCCTTGCGCCAGGATCCGGATATCATCATGGTGGGCGAAATGCGCGATCCGCAGACCATATCCACAGTGTTAGAGATCACCGATAGCGGACACAAGGCGTTCACCACTCTGCACACCAGCTCCGCCATCGACAGCATCCATCGCATCATTGCCGAGTTTCCGGCAGAAGAGCAAGAACGCATCCGCAACCGTCTGGCGGACGTCCTCAGCGTCACCATGTCTCAAAAACTTGTTCCCACGGTGGACAACAAGCTGGTGATGGCAAAGGAGATACTCTCCGTGGACAGCAGCGTGCAAGCCGCCATCCGAAACAAGAACATTGGCGAGATCTACCAGATGATGATCGAAGGCAAACGCTATGGTATGTGCACTCTGGAACAAGACTTGCAAGAGCTATTTAAGCGCGGGATCATCACCAATAAGACCGCCATGAATTATGCCAACAACAAGAAACGTATGCTGCAACTGCTGTCTATATAG
- a CDS encoding ABC transporter substrate-binding protein codes for MVFALSCKGRKEVLRIGIISPSVNHFPLSYAVHKGMIDTDAIEIIGFSAGWELQEAIIAGKIDSAIMPFTYAWNTAAKGYPIRIVSFFERETDAIVVADNIAKPEDLNGAKVGLIKASTLDVFFIEWAQRNNIKFEPVYFRTPNEMIAALQSGSVPAIVCYEPLIRKLVDKFQVLHWFGDDYPHHPCCDLVVNTDRLDKKRKAVLVKLLAALQKPVEDVNLGDPEALAYMGKTYGLSHEQCVNTLSHTVFTIGLGWQGRDFERRMAEISLQQGYIDRMLRDDDIYLILE; via the coding sequence ATGGTGTTCGCACTTTCCTGTAAAGGGCGAAAAGAAGTTTTGCGGATTGGTATCATCTCACCTTCGGTGAATCACTTTCCACTCAGTTATGCGGTGCACAAAGGTATGATCGATACCGACGCGATTGAGATCATCGGTTTCAGCGCCGGCTGGGAACTCCAGGAAGCGATCATTGCCGGAAAGATAGATTCTGCCATCATGCCTTTCACTTATGCATGGAACACGGCGGCGAAGGGATATCCCATCCGGATCGTCTCCTTCTTTGAGCGTGAAACGGATGCCATCGTAGTCGCGGATAATATTGCCAAACCGGAAGACCTCAACGGCGCCAAAGTAGGTTTGATCAAAGCTTCCACCCTGGATGTATTCTTCATTGAATGGGCTCAGCGAAACAACATTAAATTTGAGCCGGTTTATTTTCGCACGCCGAACGAAATGATCGCCGCACTGCAAAGCGGCAGCGTTCCCGCTATCGTTTGCTATGAACCGTTGATCCGGAAACTGGTGGATAAATTCCAAGTCCTGCATTGGTTTGGAGACGATTATCCCCATCATCCCTGCTGCGATTTAGTCGTCAATACCGATCGGCTGGACAAAAAGCGCAAAGCAGTGCTGGTCAAACTTCTCGCCGCTCTGCAAAAGCCGGTGGAAGACGTCAATCTTGGCGATCCCGAAGCCCTCGCCTATATGGGCAAAACCTATGGTCTCAGCCATGAGCAATGCGTCAACACATTGTCCCACACCGTGTTCACTATCGGGTTAGGCTGGCAGGGCAGGGATTTTGAACGGCGCATGGCGGAGATATCTTTACAGCAAGGCTATATTGACCGCATGCTACGAGATGACGATATCTATCTCATCCTGGAATGA
- a CDS encoding ABC transporter permease subunit, whose protein sequence is MTLWTSLSWLLGAGIGYWAYKSRLSEKLMLPVVNLMRHISPFCWLPLIILISGIGELSVGLVLLLAMLFNAIVISISVFRGIPRDLIENACLDGACKRSLLKHIELPLSLSGLIDLYRVLWSVAWTTIIAAEMLGVSSGLGYRLLDFRYLLRYKEMLTYILVIGIIGIVTDYALLALKKKLARRKT, encoded by the coding sequence GTGACCCTGTGGACCAGCCTTTCATGGCTGTTGGGTGCGGGTATCGGCTATTGGGCGTATAAATCAAGATTGAGCGAGAAACTGATGCTGCCGGTGGTCAACCTGATGCGGCATATCTCACCGTTTTGCTGGCTGCCTTTGATCATCCTGATCAGCGGGATCGGAGAACTCTCCGTGGGGCTCGTGCTTCTGCTGGCAATGCTTTTCAACGCCATCGTGATCAGCATTTCCGTATTTCGCGGCATCCCCAGAGACTTAATCGAAAACGCCTGTCTGGATGGCGCCTGCAAGCGATCGCTGCTCAAACACATCGAGCTGCCACTCTCGCTTTCCGGCTTGATCGATCTCTACCGTGTGCTTTGGTCGGTGGCTTGGACCACGATCATCGCCGCTGAAATGTTGGGAGTCAGTTCAGGGCTTGGTTATCGCCTCTTGGATTTCCGCTATCTATTGCGCTATAAAGAGATGCTAACATATATCCTCGTCATCGGCATCATCGGCATCGTCACTGATTATGCACTGCTGGCTCTGAAAAAAAAGCTGGCAAGGCGGAAGACGTAG
- the serS gene encoding serine--tRNA ligase: MIDIKTIRADPALIKAAVKDKNEKTDIDALLAIDESRRKLQFDFDTLKAKQNQVSVTIANRKKYKEDANDLIAEMSSVAEKLKSIHNELTDANNRLEKMLLTVPNIPHVDVPRGHDESSNRFVKEWGAKPSFDFKPLDHLEIADKNGLLDLSRGARISGSGFPVYTALGARLERAVINFMLEYHIQKHGYVELAVPLLVTRQTMTGTGQLPKLEEDMYHVSEDDLFLIPTAEVPVTNMHACEILAQAQLPIKYVAYTPCFRREAGSYGKDTKGLQRLHQFNKVEMVRFVEPHQSYQALEEMLIDAEDILQAFGLHYRVVELCTGDLSFAAAKTYDIEVWAPGSEKYLEVSSVSNFEDFQARRANIRYKGEKPAFLHTLNGSGVATPRLMIAILESFQTSDGGIHIPPVLKPWLDLRV; the protein is encoded by the coding sequence GTGATAGATATCAAGACCATCAGAGCTGATCCCGCGCTGATCAAAGCGGCTGTGAAGGACAAAAACGAAAAAACCGACATCGATGCCCTGCTGGCGATTGACGAATCCCGCCGCAAGCTGCAATTTGACTTTGACACCCTGAAAGCAAAGCAAAATCAGGTGTCTGTGACCATCGCCAACCGGAAGAAATACAAAGAGGACGCCAATGATCTGATCGCAGAAATGAGCAGCGTGGCGGAAAAGCTCAAAAGCATCCATAATGAGCTCACCGATGCCAATAACCGCTTGGAAAAGATGCTTTTAACCGTTCCAAACATCCCCCATGTGGATGTTCCCCGCGGACATGATGAAAGCAGCAACCGCTTCGTCAAAGAATGGGGCGCGAAGCCAAGTTTTGATTTTAAACCCCTTGACCATCTCGAGATCGCGGACAAAAATGGACTCTTAGACCTGAGCCGCGGTGCCAGGATCAGCGGTTCCGGTTTCCCCGTGTACACCGCTTTGGGCGCGAGACTGGAACGCGCGGTGATCAACTTTATGCTGGAATATCACATCCAAAAGCATGGCTACGTCGAACTTGCCGTTCCGCTATTGGTCACGCGGCAGACGATGACCGGCACCGGACAGCTTCCAAAACTGGAAGAAGACATGTATCACGTGAGCGAGGACGACCTTTTTCTGATCCCCACCGCGGAAGTACCGGTCACCAATATGCACGCTTGCGAGATTCTTGCTCAGGCGCAGCTTCCGATCAAATATGTCGCTTACACGCCATGTTTCAGAAGAGAGGCGGGCTCTTACGGCAAGGACACCAAAGGCTTGCAGCGCCTGCATCAATTTAATAAAGTGGAGATGGTGCGCTTCGTGGAGCCGCATCAATCCTATCAGGCATTGGAAGAGATGCTCATCGACGCCGAGGATATCCTCCAGGCATTTGGATTGCACTATCGCGTGGTGGAGCTTTGCACCGGAGATTTGAGCTTTGCCGCCGCCAAGACATACGATATCGAAGTCTGGGCGCCAGGTTCAGAAAAATATCTGGAAGTTTCATCCGTAAGCAACTTCGAGGATTTTCAAGCACGCCGCGCCAATATCAGATACAAAGGAGAAAAACCTGCGTTTCTGCATACATTGAACGGATCCGGGGTCGCCACTCCGAGATTGATGATCGCGATTCTGGAGAGTTTCCAGACCTCTGACGGAGGGATACATATTCCACCGGTTTTGAAACCCTGGCTGGATCTGCGCGTCTGA
- the tpiA gene encoding triose-phosphate isomerase — protein sequence MRNIIIAGNWKMNKDLVETRDFCSQLAQIGVSNHEDRVQTLVAPAFPFLKSALCALSNSQVLVAAQDVSVNDHGAFTGEVSVSMLASLEIKHCIIGHSERRQYHNETDAMVNRKLKKLLSANLKPIVCIGETLKQRDAGETNSIILSQLAGCFEDVGLNTGLECVIAYEPVWAIGTGRTATSIQAEEVHALIRDWLGKRYSIDIAENTHILYGGSVKAENIIDLLFQKDIDGALIGGASLKIDDFTFMITAAKEVIRARSGEKK from the coding sequence ATGCGAAACATCATTATCGCCGGCAATTGGAAAATGAACAAGGATCTGGTCGAAACGCGCGACTTTTGTTCTCAACTGGCACAAATCGGCGTCTCCAATCATGAAGATCGGGTGCAAACATTAGTCGCTCCTGCATTTCCTTTTTTGAAAAGTGCTTTATGCGCGCTCTCAAACAGCCAAGTCCTTGTGGCGGCGCAAGATGTGAGCGTCAATGACCATGGCGCCTTCACCGGCGAAGTATCCGTCTCCATGCTCGCTTCGCTTGAGATAAAGCATTGCATTATAGGGCATTCCGAGCGCAGGCAATACCACAATGAGACGGATGCGATGGTCAACCGAAAGCTGAAGAAACTGCTTTCCGCGAACCTGAAACCCATCGTTTGCATCGGTGAAACGCTGAAACAAAGAGACGCCGGAGAAACAAACTCGATCATCCTTTCGCAGCTTGCCGGATGTTTCGAGGACGTGGGTTTGAATACAGGCTTGGAATGCGTGATCGCCTATGAACCAGTTTGGGCGATCGGAACCGGGCGAACCGCCACTTCAATCCAGGCGGAGGAAGTTCACGCGCTCATCCGAGACTGGCTTGGCAAGCGCTATAGCATTGATATCGCGGAAAATACGCACATCCTCTATGGCGGCAGCGTGAAAGCTGAAAACATTATTGATCTGCTTTTCCAGAAGGATATCGACGGCGCGTTGATCGGCGGAGCATCACTCAAGATCGATGATTTCACTTTTATGATCACCGCTGCCAAAGAGGTCATCCGCGCACGTTCAGGGGAGAAAAAGTGA